Proteins found in one Tepidamorphus gemmatus genomic segment:
- a CDS encoding autotransporter assembly complex protein TamA, with the protein MLELTSDDGARAQTPESPPDAPSATARPAAGIAYTVTIDVAGGEEPLTRDIENASNLRALSAEAPAGPVGLVRRAAADIPRFQAALFAEGYYGALIDVRIAGVPATEPRAIDAAAAAALRGPVPVTVRIEPGRQFVFGPIVLADAATGRPPPPLPIDPATLGIRTGEPARARLVLEAETRLVDAMQDLGYPFAAVPRREAIADHATGTLDLTFYLAPGRYAVMGPVAVRGASEVDAEFIARQAGVVPGTPYSRAEIARIRDEMNRLGVFQSVRIVEGEEIGPDGQIPIIIEVEERKMRFVGLGAAYSSTEGSTVSGYWGHRNLFGRAESLRIEGEVSRLFSNSVTDLQYIAKATFEKPGVYRNNDDLLVEARAFRQVPEAYESRGFGGNVAWRRRFTDRLEGRIGAEAERSRITDAFGTRDYTLVGIPISLSYDSTDSKLDPTEGFRATGQIEPFPEFLGSTVGMTIVKGAVSAYHAIDDAKRFIVAGRVAAGTIDGPNVAIIPADRRFYAGGGGSIRGYAYQGVSPRLPNGQIIGGKSLFEASLEMRMKVTDTIGIVPFLDMGGAFASSTPDFGSDMKFSAGLGLRYYTAIGPLRLDVAVPLEKGPYDPSLAVYVGLGQSF; encoded by the coding sequence TTGCTTGAACTGACATCTGACGACGGTGCCCGCGCACAGACGCCCGAGAGCCCGCCCGATGCCCCGTCCGCAACCGCCCGGCCGGCGGCCGGGATCGCCTACACGGTGACGATCGATGTCGCAGGCGGCGAGGAACCCCTCACGCGCGACATCGAGAACGCCTCCAACCTCAGGGCGCTCAGCGCCGAGGCGCCGGCCGGTCCGGTCGGTCTCGTGCGCCGAGCCGCAGCGGACATCCCGCGGTTCCAGGCGGCGCTGTTCGCCGAGGGCTATTACGGCGCGCTGATCGACGTGCGCATCGCCGGCGTCCCGGCAACCGAGCCGCGCGCGATCGACGCGGCGGCGGCGGCGGCGCTGCGGGGGCCGGTGCCGGTCACGGTGCGGATCGAACCGGGCCGGCAGTTCGTGTTCGGACCGATCGTGCTCGCCGACGCGGCCACCGGCAGGCCGCCGCCGCCGCTGCCGATCGATCCCGCTACGCTCGGCATCCGGACCGGCGAACCTGCCCGGGCGCGGCTTGTGCTGGAGGCCGAGACGCGCCTCGTCGATGCCATGCAGGATCTCGGCTATCCCTTCGCTGCCGTGCCGCGGCGCGAGGCGATCGCCGATCATGCGACCGGAACGCTGGACCTCACCTTCTATCTCGCGCCGGGCCGATACGCAGTGATGGGCCCGGTGGCGGTCCGGGGCGCCAGCGAGGTCGACGCGGAGTTCATCGCCCGGCAGGCGGGTGTCGTTCCCGGGACGCCCTATTCGCGCGCCGAGATCGCGCGAATCCGCGACGAGATGAACCGCCTCGGGGTATTCCAGTCGGTCCGCATCGTGGAAGGCGAGGAGATCGGCCCGGACGGCCAGATCCCGATCATCATCGAGGTCGAGGAGCGCAAGATGCGCTTCGTCGGTCTCGGCGCGGCCTATTCGAGCACGGAAGGCAGCACAGTCAGCGGCTACTGGGGCCACCGCAACCTGTTCGGACGGGCGGAGAGCCTGAGGATCGAGGGCGAGGTCTCGCGTCTGTTCTCGAACTCGGTCACCGATCTGCAGTACATCGCCAAGGCCACCTTCGAGAAGCCGGGCGTCTACCGGAACAACGACGACCTGCTCGTCGAGGCGCGGGCGTTCCGGCAGGTGCCCGAGGCCTATGAGAGCCGCGGCTTCGGTGGCAACGTGGCATGGCGGCGACGTTTCACCGACAGGCTGGAGGGCCGCATCGGGGCAGAGGCCGAGCGATCGCGGATCACCGACGCCTTCGGCACCCGAGACTACACCCTGGTCGGTATCCCGATCAGCCTGTCCTACGACTCCACGGACAGCAAACTCGATCCGACCGAGGGCTTCCGGGCAACGGGACAGATCGAACCCTTTCCCGAGTTCCTCGGCTCGACCGTCGGCATGACCATAGTGAAGGGCGCGGTATCGGCCTATCACGCGATCGACGACGCCAAGCGCTTCATCGTGGCGGGGCGTGTCGCCGCCGGGACGATCGACGGCCCGAACGTTGCCATCATTCCGGCGGATCGTCGCTTCTACGCGGGCGGCGGCGGCTCGATCCGCGGCTACGCGTATCAAGGCGTGAGCCCGCGGCTGCCGAATGGCCAGATCATCGGCGGCAAGAGCCTGTTCGAGGCGTCCCTGGAGATGCGGATGAAGGTGACCGACACGATCGGTATCGTGCCCTTCCTCGACATGGGCGGCGCCTTCGCATCCTCGACGCCGGATTTCGGCTCCGACATGAAGTTCAGCGCGGGCCTCGGCCTGCGCTACTACACCGCCATCGGGCCGCTGAGGCTGGACGTCGCGGTCCCGCTCGAGAAGGGGCCCTACGATCCGAGCCTCGCGGTCTATGTGGGTCTCGGCCAGTCGTTCTGA